A single Candidatus Caccoplasma merdavium DNA region contains:
- a CDS encoding ribose-phosphate pyrophosphokinase: MIQRPPFKVFAGTNTRYLAEKICNSLGCELGKMNIQHFADGEFSVSFEESIRGCQVFLIQSTYPNSDNLMELLLMIDAAKRASAESIIAVTPYFGWARQDRKDKPRVSIAAKLIADLLSVAGIDRLITMDLHADQIQGFFNVPVDHLYASTVFGEYIKSLKLKDMVIASPDVGGSKRANSYAKYFGVPLVLCHKSRAKANEVESMTVIGDVKDKNVILVDDMVDTAGTITKAADLMISKGALSVRAIASHAVMSDPASSRVTESKMTEMIFTDSIPYYKDCPKVHIISIADMFADTIRRVYENESISSQYII; the protein is encoded by the coding sequence ATGATCCAGAGACCGCCATTCAAGGTTTTCGCCGGAACCAACACCCGTTATCTGGCCGAAAAAATCTGTAACTCATTGGGTTGCGAATTGGGAAAAATGAACATTCAGCACTTCGCTGACGGTGAATTTTCGGTATCCTTCGAAGAGTCGATTCGCGGCTGCCAAGTATTCCTGATCCAGTCGACCTATCCCAACTCCGACAATCTGATGGAGTTGCTCCTCATGATCGATGCCGCCAAACGGGCATCGGCCGAGTCGATTATCGCCGTGACTCCCTATTTCGGCTGGGCCCGCCAAGACCGTAAGGACAAACCGCGTGTATCCATCGCCGCCAAACTCATCGCCGACCTGCTGAGCGTCGCCGGTATCGACCGCCTCATCACGATGGACCTGCACGCCGACCAAATCCAAGGATTCTTCAACGTCCCGGTAGACCACCTCTATGCCTCAACCGTTTTTGGAGAATACATCAAATCCCTCAAACTCAAAGACATGGTCATTGCTTCGCCCGACGTAGGCGGTTCGAAACGCGCCAACTCCTATGCCAAATACTTCGGTGTGCCTCTGGTATTGTGCCACAAATCGCGCGCCAAAGCCAATGAAGTCGAGAGCATGACGGTCATCGGTGACGTAAAAGACAAAAACGTGATTCTCGTCGACGACATGGTCGACACGGCCGGCACCATCACCAAAGCCGCCGACCTGATGATCAGCAAGGGCGCTCTCTCGGTACGGGCCATTGCCAGCCACGCCGTGATGTCCGACCCCGCCTCTTCGCGCGTGACCGAGTCGAAAATGACCGAGATGATATTCACCGACAGCATTCCTTATTACAAGGATTGCCCCAAAGTGCACATCATCAGCATCGCCGACATGTTTGCCGACACGATACGTCGCGTCTACGAAAATGAGTCCATCAGTTCGCAATATATCATTTAA